A region from the Benincasa hispida cultivar B227 chromosome 8, ASM972705v1, whole genome shotgun sequence genome encodes:
- the LOC120083316 gene encoding actin-depolymerizing factor 2-like, whose product MANAASGMAVHDDCKLKFLELKTKRTYRYIVYKIEEKQKQVTVDKVGEPGQGYEDFTACLPADECRYAVYDFEFMTKENVPKSRIFFIAWSPDTSKVRSKMIYASSKDKFRRELDGIQIELQATDPSEMDLDVFKSRAK is encoded by the exons ATG GCTAACGCGGCATCGGGTATGGCTGTTCATGATGACTGTAAGCTTAAGTTCTTGGAGCTGAAGACCAAGAGAACTTACAGATACATTGTATATAAGATTGAAGAGAAGCAAAAGCAAGTCACTGTGGATAAGGTTGGTGAGCCAGGTCAAGGATATGAAGACTTCACAGCCTGTCTTCCTGCTGATGAATGCCGATATGCAGTTtatgattttgaatttatgacTAAAGAGAATGTTCCGAAGAGCagaattttcttcattgcttg GTCTCCTGACACATCGAAGGTAAGAAGCAAGATGATTTATGCAAGTTCAAAGGACAAGTTTAGAAGAGAATTGGATGGCATTCAAATTGAGCTGCAAGCTACTGACCCATCTGAAATGGATCTCGATGTTTTTAAAAGCCGTGCTAAATAA